Proteins encoded in a region of the uncultured Paludibaculum sp. genome:
- a CDS encoding metalloregulator ArsR/SmtB family transcription factor, which translates to MHHSPNTVFKAVAHPARRRIIDLLSHSPCTVKELTASFTMSQPAVSQHLRELRDAGLVASETFGPEHRYRLIANPLQQVFEWTAQYKHFFDPSGHAWSFTPAAPDPKQPIGGKRKGGPRNGS; encoded by the coding sequence ATGCATCATTCGCCCAATACAGTCTTCAAGGCGGTTGCCCATCCCGCGCGCCGGAGAATCATCGACCTGCTGTCGCATTCGCCGTGTACGGTCAAGGAGCTGACGGCGTCTTTCACGATGTCTCAGCCAGCCGTCTCCCAGCATCTTCGCGAATTGCGCGACGCCGGGCTCGTTGCCTCCGAGACGTTCGGTCCTGAACACCGCTATCGGCTGATCGCAAATCCCCTGCAGCAGGTGTTCGAGTGGACGGCGCAGTACAAACACTTCTTCGATCCCTCCGGCCACGCATGGTCGTTTACGCCGGCTGCACCGGACCCCAAGCAGCCCATCGGCGGCAAAAGGAAAGGTGGTCCGCGCAATGGCAGTTGA
- a CDS encoding arsenate reductase ArsC: MKPSILVLCTGNSARSQMGEGLFRHYLGDRFDVHSAGTRPSLVRPEAIAVMAELGIDISNHRSKSVDEFLSHEFRYVFTVCDNAKESCPILPGKVERIHWSFEDPAAVDGPEEVRRAAFRRIRDQIRERVEGFAKAV; this comes from the coding sequence ATGAAGCCCAGCATTCTCGTGCTTTGCACCGGCAACTCGGCCCGCAGCCAGATGGGAGAGGGCCTTTTCCGCCACTATCTTGGAGACCGCTTTGACGTTCACAGCGCCGGGACGAGACCAAGCCTGGTCCGGCCCGAAGCCATCGCCGTCATGGCGGAACTGGGCATCGATATATCCAATCATCGATCGAAGTCGGTCGATGAATTTCTGAGCCACGAATTCCGTTACGTTTTCACTGTCTGTGACAACGCGAAAGAGAGCTGCCCCATTCTGCCAGGTAAGGTGGAGCGCATTCACTGGAGCTTTGAAGATCCGGCCGCTGTGGACGGACCGGAAGAAGTGAGGAGAGCCGCGTTCCGACGAATCCGCGATCAGATCAGGGAGCGCGTCGAAGGTTTCGCCAAAGCCGTCTAG
- a CDS encoding methyltransferase domain-containing protein — MTTSSHELRESVRRAYSAAADAPDGRHPFPVGAVFARDLGYPDDLLRALPDEAVAAFAGVSSVSLQAPLRDGLDVIDLGCGAGLDSLIAAQRVRRRGRVVGIDFSEGMLDRARRSARRLGLSQVSFVRASAEQLPFPDSSVDVALVNGIFNLNPFREEIFRELGRVVRPGGHVSGAELVLSAPLPEHLRSGNDNWFS, encoded by the coding sequence GTGACGACGAGCTCACACGAGTTGCGGGAGTCAGTGCGCAGGGCCTACTCGGCCGCGGCCGACGCCCCTGACGGGAGACATCCGTTTCCCGTAGGTGCCGTCTTTGCTCGCGACCTTGGATACCCGGATGATCTGTTGCGCGCACTTCCGGATGAAGCCGTCGCTGCCTTCGCCGGTGTGTCGAGCGTTTCTCTGCAGGCGCCCCTCCGTGACGGACTGGACGTGATCGATTTGGGTTGCGGTGCCGGTCTGGACAGCCTCATCGCAGCGCAGCGAGTGAGGCGAAGAGGTCGCGTGGTCGGAATCGATTTTAGTGAGGGCATGCTCGACCGGGCACGACGTTCCGCCAGGCGGCTCGGGCTTTCGCAGGTGTCGTTTGTGCGCGCCTCCGCCGAGCAACTGCCATTCCCCGATTCGTCGGTCGATGTCGCCCTGGTCAATGGCATTTTCAACCTCAACCCATTTCGAGAAGAGATATTCCGTGAGCTGGGCCGCGTGGTTCGTCCAGGAGGCCATGTTTCGGGTGCGGAACTGGTGCTGAGTGCCCCCTTGCCTGAGCACCTAAGGTCCGGCAACGATAACTGGTTCTCGTGA
- a CDS encoding acyl-CoA thioesterase/BAAT N-terminal domain-containing protein, with protein sequence MRPSWPTGLRWIIRFSFEHDERRVRNIDSDDMQSSIVRGLRALAVAWLIHANCHALAADNEWQAAFLISPNPALMDERVTIRMTGLPPNRSITLRASSEDQRSCWWRSSAVFRTGQDGSIDLSTQAPISASYTGIDGMGLFWSMEPDRSCRPLPAFFSLVDWFKPIVTHVEAASGARVLGTAQVVRHLAAPGVRVAPFKNNGVVGILYRPSDDHKHPGVILLGGSEGGFPTPEGAMLASRGFVTLALAYFGTDGLPAGMQRIPVEYLGRAIHCMQLLPGVQGTTVTIIGGSRGAEAALIAGSTYPEVNGVVGVSGSHVRWEGATANGFPGGPAWTYQGKPLPYVRFHIAPGFAARYVWASLTRTSLSLEPMFIDSLGRAESDDVQIAVERIRGPVLLGSGSNDRKWPSTLMCGRAMDRLRRNGHPYADEHVSYQGAGHWLPLTYLPTAGLRGRMADEIGGTPEATAKVQAQWWPKVLRFLAAIRLQDATR encoded by the coding sequence ATGCGCCCATCCTGGCCAACGGGGCTTCGATGGATAATTCGATTCTCATTCGAACATGACGAGCGCCGCGTGCGTAACATTGACAGTGATGATATGCAGAGCAGCATCGTTCGTGGCCTGCGGGCGTTAGCCGTGGCATGGCTGATACACGCGAACTGCCACGCCCTGGCAGCAGACAATGAATGGCAAGCCGCCTTCCTGATCTCTCCGAATCCAGCACTCATGGACGAGCGTGTCACGATCAGGATGACGGGATTGCCCCCAAATCGCAGCATCACCCTGCGTGCCTCGTCGGAAGATCAGAGAAGCTGCTGGTGGCGCAGTTCCGCCGTCTTCCGAACCGGGCAAGATGGATCCATTGACCTTTCCACACAGGCTCCAATCTCCGCCTCGTATACAGGTATCGACGGTATGGGGCTGTTCTGGTCGATGGAGCCCGACAGATCGTGCCGGCCCTTGCCTGCGTTCTTTTCCCTAGTCGATTGGTTCAAACCAATCGTGACCCATGTTGAAGCAGCTTCCGGCGCCCGGGTGCTGGGAACCGCGCAGGTCGTCCGTCATCTCGCGGCGCCAGGCGTTCGTGTGGCACCTTTCAAAAACAATGGCGTTGTAGGGATCCTCTACCGCCCAAGTGACGATCACAAGCATCCCGGAGTGATTCTTCTCGGCGGTTCAGAAGGCGGGTTTCCTACCCCGGAAGGCGCCATGCTGGCGTCGCGAGGATTCGTGACTTTGGCCTTGGCGTACTTCGGAACGGACGGACTGCCGGCCGGCATGCAAAGAATACCAGTCGAATACCTGGGCAGGGCGATTCACTGCATGCAGTTGCTTCCGGGCGTTCAAGGCACGACGGTTACGATCATTGGAGGCTCCCGAGGCGCCGAGGCCGCCCTGATCGCGGGCTCTACCTATCCGGAGGTGAACGGCGTTGTGGGCGTATCTGGCAGCCATGTGAGATGGGAGGGCGCGACAGCAAATGGATTTCCAGGTGGGCCTGCCTGGACCTATCAGGGCAAGCCGTTGCCCTATGTCCGATTCCACATTGCCCCCGGCTTTGCGGCTCGTTATGTCTGGGCCAGTCTCACTCGCACTTCGCTCTCCTTGGAGCCGATGTTTATTGACAGCCTGGGCCGGGCCGAAAGCGACGATGTGCAGATCGCGGTGGAGCGAATCCGCGGTCCCGTTCTGCTCGGCTCTGGCAGTAATGATCGAAAGTGGCCTTCCACGTTAATGTGTGGACGAGCGATGGACAGGCTGCGCCGAAACGGCCACCCCTATGCGGATGAGCACGTGTCGTATCAAGGTGCAGGCCACTGGCTACCCTTAACCTATTTACCGACGGCAGGCTTGCGGGGTCGCATGGCGGACGAGATTGGCGGCACACCGGAGGCAACCGCGAAAGTTCAGGCGCAGTGGTGGCCTAAAGTGCTCCGCTTTCTCGCCGCGATTCGGTTGCAAGATGCCACGAGGTGA
- a CDS encoding arsenate reductase ArsC: protein MRIAQLMVLVCLLAATMPAADAGKARVLVLCTGNSARSQMAAGFLESFDPRLQVFSAGTKPAARVNPFAIQAMREVGIDISGGTPKSVSQFINLSFDYVITVCDDADKSCPAFRGKVGVRTHIGFPDPAKASGTDAEKLTVFRAVRDDINKRFREYYEKEIKKP from the coding sequence ATGCGCATCGCGCAACTGATGGTATTGGTGTGTCTGCTCGCAGCTACGATGCCCGCGGCGGACGCGGGCAAAGCTCGTGTTCTTGTGCTGTGCACTGGCAATTCGGCCAGGAGCCAAATGGCAGCAGGCTTCCTGGAGTCGTTTGATCCCCGACTGCAGGTATTCTCCGCGGGCACAAAGCCCGCTGCTCGGGTCAATCCTTTTGCGATCCAGGCAATGCGCGAAGTGGGTATCGACATCTCTGGCGGGACTCCAAAGAGTGTCAGCCAATTCATCAACCTGTCCTTCGACTACGTGATTACGGTATGCGACGACGCGGACAAGTCCTGCCCTGCCTTCCGTGGCAAGGTCGGAGTGCGCACACACATCGGATTCCCGGATCCCGCAAAGGCAAGCGGGACGGATGCCGAGAAGCTGACAGTGTTCCGCGCGGTCCGGGACGACATCAACAAGCGATTCCGGGAGTACTACGAGAAGGAAATCAAGAAGCCCTAA
- a CDS encoding phosphotransferase yields MIPQEKCEAVTRGLREAFGVSKFEDISKLTGGHTSSLVFRIVVGGSPYVLKIITRTEDPTRHYTSMKAAAEAGVAPRVWYTSIEDRISITDFVEAKPLAISEALIKLPALLRTLHALPPFGRAPFNTTCTFLLNKGPALDGFLQKFRTDNILPKAESEEFFARYTEVAAVYPYDDGEMVSSHNDVFKPDNVLFDGQRVWLVDWEAAFLNDRYADLAVLANHVVTNDDEETVYLQEYFGATPDRYQRARFHLMQQLAHLFYSMVFLSLGSAGQPVDWSRAVPGFDDYHRRMWAREVDLADNDVRLTYGRVHWERVVQNVRQARYKEALRIVSQPEPTAKVIALRSL; encoded by the coding sequence ATGATTCCGCAAGAGAAGTGCGAGGCAGTGACCCGCGGTCTGCGCGAGGCTTTCGGAGTATCAAAGTTCGAGGACATCTCGAAGCTCACCGGGGGGCATACCTCGTCCCTCGTCTTTCGCATCGTCGTGGGCGGCTCGCCATACGTGTTGAAGATCATCACGCGTACAGAGGATCCTACGCGCCACTACACCAGCATGAAGGCGGCGGCGGAAGCCGGTGTGGCGCCGCGTGTCTGGTACACCAGCATCGAGGACAGGATTTCGATCACGGATTTTGTCGAGGCCAAACCTCTTGCGATATCGGAGGCGCTGATCAAGTTGCCAGCTCTGCTGCGGACGCTGCATGCGCTGCCGCCCTTCGGTCGGGCTCCTTTCAACACCACATGTACGTTCCTGCTCAACAAAGGACCGGCCTTGGACGGGTTCCTCCAGAAGTTTCGAACTGACAATATCCTGCCCAAAGCCGAAAGCGAGGAGTTCTTCGCCCGGTATACGGAAGTGGCCGCAGTTTACCCGTATGACGACGGGGAGATGGTGTCGAGCCACAACGACGTATTCAAACCGGACAACGTGCTTTTCGATGGACAACGCGTGTGGCTGGTGGACTGGGAAGCTGCGTTCCTGAACGACCGGTATGCCGACCTGGCAGTGCTTGCGAATCACGTAGTCACGAATGACGACGAGGAGACGGTCTACCTTCAGGAATACTTTGGCGCGACGCCCGATCGTTACCAGCGAGCCCGATTCCATCTGATGCAGCAGCTCGCCCATTTGTTCTACTCCATGGTCTTCCTCTCTCTGGGTTCGGCGGGCCAGCCGGTCGATTGGAGTAGAGCCGTGCCCGGCTTCGACGACTATCATCGGCGCATGTGGGCTAGGGAAGTTGACCTGGCGGACAACGATGTGCGGCTTACCTACGGCCGGGTTCACTGGGAGCGGGTTGTACAAAACGTGCGGCAGGCACGATACAAAGAAGCCCTCAGAATTGTTTCTCAGCCGGAACCAACAGCGAAGGTCATCGCGCTCCGGTCTCTGTGA
- a CDS encoding arylsulfatase: protein MSDRFSTSRREFLQTAAAPLAAGGRRTGRTRPNILLILSDDQGWGDLSAHGNPLLATPNLDRLAGEGVEFMRFHVSPVCAPTRASLLTGRYHLRCGVHGVTGGRETMRAGEVTLAEALRPAGYRTALFGKWHLGENYPYVPHARGFEEFVGFRTGHWYDYWDPKFERNGKPHQLKGYVTEALTGEAMRYIDGHRSEPFFLYMAYNVPHSPFQVPERYWARFRDLAGVTRETAAAYALTACLDDQVGRLLQHLEERKLAEDTIVIFLGDNGPNTDRYTGGLRGRKGSVYEGGTRSALCVRWPGRLTAGKKVDRIAAHIDLFPTLLDLAGVERPKGPTLDGVSLRPLLEGDGRAWPERMLFTHGEPAKNPGAQYPGAVRTQRFNLVNGRELYDVAADPGESKNVAAEHPEQAAELKAAYEKWFADVMRPHGLEHFPIPVGYAEENPAVLTATQAKLEGQVRYFQGAGWAHDWASGWTAVGDGMSWDLDVVKPGEYEIQLTVLCPPEAVGTRLSVQVGAVEAVECAVEQQSPGGPVVMRDVVPRKEAPVMNWAERRVGVVRLPAGRMPARLRCVAGEGKPGFGVYAMSLRRLNSRS, encoded by the coding sequence ATGAGCGACCGATTTTCCACCAGTAGACGGGAGTTCCTGCAAACCGCGGCGGCGCCTTTGGCGGCCGGTGGGCGGCGGACAGGGCGAACTCGTCCGAACATCCTGCTGATTCTCTCCGACGATCAGGGGTGGGGCGATCTATCCGCGCATGGGAACCCTCTACTGGCGACCCCAAACCTGGACCGATTGGCCGGGGAAGGGGTGGAGTTCATGCGGTTCCACGTCTCGCCGGTCTGCGCTCCGACGCGGGCCAGTCTGCTGACGGGGCGATACCACCTGCGGTGCGGGGTGCATGGCGTGACGGGTGGACGAGAGACGATGCGGGCCGGGGAGGTGACGTTGGCCGAGGCGCTGCGCCCTGCCGGATACCGGACGGCGCTGTTCGGGAAGTGGCATCTGGGAGAGAACTATCCCTATGTTCCCCATGCACGGGGGTTTGAGGAGTTCGTCGGATTCCGGACGGGGCACTGGTACGACTACTGGGATCCGAAGTTCGAACGGAACGGGAAGCCGCACCAACTGAAGGGGTATGTGACGGAGGCGCTGACCGGCGAGGCGATGCGGTACATCGACGGGCACCGGAGCGAGCCGTTCTTCCTGTACATGGCATACAACGTGCCCCACTCGCCGTTCCAGGTTCCGGAGCGGTATTGGGCGCGATTCCGCGACCTGGCGGGCGTGACCCGGGAGACGGCGGCCGCGTATGCGTTGACGGCATGCCTGGACGACCAGGTGGGCCGGCTGCTGCAACACCTGGAAGAACGGAAGCTGGCCGAGGACACCATTGTGATCTTCCTGGGCGACAACGGCCCGAACACGGACCGGTATACGGGTGGATTGCGCGGGCGGAAGGGGAGCGTGTACGAGGGCGGAACACGCTCAGCGTTGTGTGTACGGTGGCCGGGCCGGCTGACGGCGGGCAAGAAGGTGGACCGGATTGCGGCACATATTGATCTGTTTCCAACGCTGCTGGACCTGGCGGGCGTGGAACGGCCGAAGGGTCCCACGCTGGACGGGGTGAGTCTGCGGCCGCTGCTGGAGGGTGACGGACGGGCCTGGCCGGAACGGATGCTGTTCACGCACGGCGAGCCGGCGAAGAATCCGGGGGCGCAGTATCCAGGGGCGGTGCGGACGCAGCGGTTCAATCTGGTGAACGGGCGCGAGCTGTACGATGTCGCCGCGGATCCGGGGGAGTCGAAGAATGTGGCGGCGGAGCATCCGGAGCAGGCGGCGGAGCTGAAGGCGGCGTACGAGAAGTGGTTTGCGGACGTGATGCGGCCGCACGGACTGGAACACTTTCCGATTCCCGTGGGCTACGCGGAGGAAAATCCGGCGGTGCTGACCGCGACGCAGGCCAAGCTGGAGGGGCAGGTCCGGTATTTCCAGGGAGCGGGATGGGCCCATGACTGGGCGTCGGGGTGGACGGCGGTTGGCGACGGCATGAGTTGGGATCTGGATGTAGTGAAGCCCGGCGAGTACGAGATCCAACTGACCGTGTTGTGTCCGCCGGAAGCCGTAGGGACGCGGCTGTCCGTGCAGGTGGGCGCGGTGGAGGCGGTGGAGTGTGCGGTGGAGCAGCAGAGCCCTGGTGGCCCGGTGGTGATGCGCGACGTGGTGCCGCGCAAGGAGGCTCCGGTGATGAACTGGGCAGAACGGCGGGTGGGGGTGGTACGCCTGCCGGCGGGGCGGATGCCGGCGCGGCTGCGGTGTGTGGCGGGTGAGGGGAAACCGGGTTTCGGTGTGTATGCGATGTCGCTGCGGCGGCTGAATTCGAGGTCTTGA
- a CDS encoding carboxypeptidase regulatory-like domain-containing protein translates to MKQLRPLLALFFLCVGTVLAQSDSAQVSGYVKDPAGAGIPNVSVDLRNETTGLERHATTNESGYYVVPSLPPGVYALSVEAPGFKKYVKTQNKLDPNMAATIDATLTLGSLSESVEVTAEAATVQSETATVGKLIEGKQIENMMLNGRNPLYLALLKPGVRGGSLQAFSFDLTNGGFAINGSRTTDNMITYDGAPAVRTRGNNTSVGTVDVETVQEIQVLTANYNAEYGRASGGQVRIVTKSGGRDFHGSLYEYFRNEKLDANTWARNRTGDVRQANKFNQFGYVVSGPVYVPGKWNQEKNKLFFLWAQEYVRYRQEQTSAQIVPSLAMRQGDFSELLSASNSFFGKVRTINDPLTGQPFAGNLIPASRVSANGLGLLKAYPAPVAGFLQGASNYYTTAPQPTDQRKDTISVDFNPSERHAVRFRHLNYQFQQDQAFNTGFDIAAPRWDRPNETWTTNWTWTLSPTTINELQASVSVDRVRIDVNRDNGKYARGQYGINYPYIYPEQKEIADKVPTIGIANFATVDGSPYPSKSAGPIYVLADSLTKIMGSHTLKAGVSYEYSGQNDFDQINVQGVPGGTNNQNGRFVFTDSRAGAATSGLAVANAALGLFDTYAEIGPRSYTPYRGQQFEWFAQDSWKASSKLRVEFGIRHTLMTPFWYSLWRNIAIFDPRQYDPSKAVVQDPKTGFILSGDRYNGVVIPGNGFPSEAKGRVSGVDSGAYDRLFTGGSKAYPQLQTMNFQPRVGLAYSISGKDVLRAGFGRFFARPSMSGNILLGGNPPFQPMASIASGQVDNPGGGSNNAFPFYFMTIEPEFKIPSAYNWNATYERNVGFDTTVSVAYVGRVGLHMERERDLNQLPVGTLTVAANKAVNVNVLRPYKGYTNIAYRETAARSAYQGMQLDVNRRFAKGFSFNFAYTYSKSLDNGSDFRARLYNAYDDKNFWGPSDFDTRHVAVTNVIYEIPFLKTNKGLAGRVLGGWMATSAIQFQTGTPVTIGTSDDLAGIGSSDSQPWEVRGNPMLSRGERAFSQGAADSNFWFRATDGSGALFTAPAAGTFSTTQGRNQYIYNPGFQNWNLSLSKEFPIFEKHRVLLRAESFNFLNHPNWGAVTTNPRSATFSKVTAKSSERNIQLSLRYSF, encoded by the coding sequence ATGAAACAACTACGTCCGTTGCTCGCGCTCTTCTTCCTATGTGTGGGGACGGTTTTGGCGCAGTCTGACAGCGCCCAGGTTTCGGGGTATGTGAAGGACCCGGCAGGCGCCGGGATTCCTAACGTGAGTGTGGACTTGCGGAACGAGACGACGGGGCTGGAACGGCACGCCACGACGAATGAAAGCGGGTATTACGTGGTTCCCAGCCTGCCGCCGGGCGTCTATGCGCTGTCGGTGGAGGCACCGGGATTCAAGAAGTATGTGAAGACGCAGAACAAGCTGGATCCCAACATGGCGGCGACGATCGATGCGACGCTGACGCTGGGGTCGCTTTCAGAGAGCGTCGAAGTGACGGCAGAGGCCGCCACGGTCCAGAGCGAAACGGCCACGGTGGGGAAGCTGATTGAAGGGAAGCAGATCGAGAACATGATGCTGAACGGGCGTAATCCGCTCTACCTGGCTCTGCTGAAACCGGGTGTGCGGGGTGGCTCATTGCAGGCGTTCAGCTTCGATCTGACGAACGGCGGGTTTGCGATCAACGGATCGCGAACGACGGATAACATGATCACCTATGACGGGGCTCCGGCGGTGCGGACGCGTGGGAACAACACGAGTGTCGGGACGGTGGACGTGGAGACCGTGCAGGAAATCCAGGTGCTGACGGCGAACTACAACGCCGAGTATGGCCGGGCGTCGGGCGGGCAGGTGAGGATTGTGACGAAGAGCGGAGGACGCGACTTTCACGGGAGTCTGTATGAGTACTTCCGGAACGAAAAACTGGATGCGAATACGTGGGCGCGCAACCGGACAGGCGATGTGCGGCAGGCGAACAAGTTCAACCAGTTCGGATATGTGGTGAGTGGTCCCGTGTACGTGCCGGGCAAGTGGAATCAGGAGAAAAACAAGCTGTTCTTCCTGTGGGCGCAGGAGTATGTGCGATACCGCCAGGAGCAGACAAGCGCGCAGATTGTGCCGTCTCTGGCGATGCGGCAGGGCGACTTCTCGGAACTGCTATCGGCGAGCAACTCCTTCTTTGGGAAGGTGCGGACGATCAATGACCCGCTGACGGGGCAACCCTTCGCGGGCAACCTGATTCCGGCGTCGCGGGTGAGTGCCAACGGGCTGGGGCTCCTGAAGGCGTATCCGGCTCCGGTGGCGGGGTTCCTGCAGGGGGCTTCGAACTACTACACGACGGCTCCGCAGCCGACGGATCAGCGGAAGGACACGATCTCGGTGGACTTCAATCCGAGCGAACGGCATGCGGTGCGATTCCGCCACCTCAACTATCAGTTCCAGCAGGATCAGGCGTTCAACACGGGATTTGATATTGCCGCGCCACGATGGGATCGGCCGAACGAGACGTGGACGACGAACTGGACATGGACGTTGAGCCCGACGACGATTAATGAGCTGCAGGCATCGGTGAGTGTGGACCGGGTGCGGATCGACGTGAACCGGGACAACGGCAAGTACGCGCGCGGGCAGTATGGCATCAACTATCCGTATATCTATCCCGAGCAGAAGGAGATCGCCGACAAGGTACCGACAATCGGGATCGCGAACTTCGCCACGGTGGACGGCAGCCCCTATCCGTCGAAGTCGGCGGGGCCGATTTATGTGCTGGCGGACAGCCTGACGAAGATCATGGGGAGTCACACGCTGAAGGCAGGCGTCTCGTACGAGTATTCGGGGCAGAACGACTTCGACCAGATCAACGTGCAGGGTGTGCCGGGCGGGACGAACAACCAGAATGGCCGGTTTGTGTTTACCGATTCGCGAGCCGGAGCGGCGACGTCGGGCCTGGCGGTGGCGAACGCGGCGCTGGGTTTGTTCGACACGTATGCGGAGATTGGACCACGCTCGTACACGCCCTACCGCGGGCAGCAGTTCGAATGGTTCGCGCAGGATTCGTGGAAGGCGTCGTCCAAGCTGCGCGTGGAGTTCGGGATCAGGCACACGCTGATGACGCCGTTTTGGTACAGCCTGTGGCGGAACATCGCGATCTTCGATCCACGGCAGTATGACCCATCGAAGGCGGTGGTGCAGGATCCAAAGACGGGGTTCATTCTGAGCGGCGACCGGTATAACGGCGTGGTGATTCCAGGCAACGGGTTCCCGTCGGAGGCGAAGGGCCGGGTGTCGGGCGTGGATTCCGGCGCATATGACCGGTTGTTCACGGGCGGCAGCAAGGCGTATCCCCAGTTGCAGACGATGAACTTTCAACCCAGAGTGGGGTTGGCGTACTCGATCTCGGGTAAGGACGTGCTGCGGGCCGGGTTTGGCCGGTTCTTTGCGCGGCCCAGCATGAGCGGCAATATCCTGCTGGGTGGGAACCCACCGTTCCAACCGATGGCGTCGATTGCCAGCGGACAGGTGGACAATCCAGGCGGCGGATCGAACAACGCGTTTCCGTTCTACTTCATGACCATCGAGCCGGAGTTCAAGATTCCGAGCGCCTACAACTGGAACGCGACGTATGAGCGGAACGTGGGCTTTGATACCACGGTCTCGGTGGCGTATGTGGGACGTGTTGGATTGCACATGGAGCGGGAGCGAGATCTGAATCAGCTTCCCGTCGGGACTTTGACCGTGGCGGCGAACAAGGCTGTGAACGTGAATGTGCTGCGGCCGTATAAGGGGTACACGAATATCGCGTACCGCGAGACGGCGGCGCGGAGCGCGTATCAGGGGATGCAGCTTGACGTGAACCGGCGGTTTGCAAAGGGCTTCAGCTTCAACTTCGCGTATACGTATTCGAAGTCGCTGGATAACGGTTCGGACTTCCGGGCACGGCTGTACAACGCATATGACGACAAGAACTTCTGGGGCCCATCGGACTTCGACACGCGCCATGTGGCGGTGACGAACGTGATCTACGAGATCCCCTTCCTGAAGACCAACAAGGGGCTGGCGGGGCGTGTATTGGGGGGCTGGATGGCAACAAGCGCGATTCAGTTCCAGACGGGCACGCCTGTGACGATTGGAACGAGCGACGACTTGGCGGGGATCGGGAGCTCCGACTCTCAGCCCTGGGAGGTAAGGGGGAACCCAATGCTTTCGCGGGGTGAGCGCGCGTTTTCACAAGGTGCCGCCGACTCCAACTTCTGGTTCCGTGCGACGGACGGAAGCGGAGCGTTGTTTACGGCTCCGGCGGCGGGCACGTTTTCGACAACGCAAGGGCGCAACCAGTACATCTACAACCCGGGGTTCCAGAACTGGAACCTGTCGCTCTCGAAGGAGTTCCCAATCTTCGAGAAGCACCGGGTGCTGCTGCGGGCCGAGTCGTTCAACTTCCTGAACCATCCCAACTGGGGCGCGGTGACAACGAATCCGCGCAGTGCGACGTTCAGCAAAGTGACCGCGAAGTCGAGCGAGCGGAACATTCAACTGAGCTTGCGTTATTCATTCTGA
- a CDS encoding VOC family protein, with protein sequence MAVEGSTPDPGVIVPHLVVRDMPEALDFYTSAFSARVLYRSVSPSGQGEHVHLQVWSSLIQLSTEEPDYEHRRMAGAFLASPETLRGTSCVFQVAVPDVDAAYQRAVDHGALPAMPPVDMFWGDRYGWVRHPFGHMWALCTIQEVLTPDEVAARMRAFSSQMKGHEE encoded by the coding sequence ATGGCAGTTGAAGGTTCGACGCCTGATCCCGGAGTGATCGTGCCTCATCTGGTAGTGCGCGACATGCCGGAGGCGCTTGATTTCTATACCAGCGCGTTCTCGGCCCGCGTTCTCTATCGCTCCGTCTCGCCGAGTGGTCAAGGGGAGCACGTCCACCTGCAAGTCTGGTCGTCGCTCATCCAACTCTCCACGGAGGAGCCTGACTACGAGCATCGCCGGATGGCCGGTGCGTTCCTGGCCTCGCCGGAGACCCTTCGAGGGACAAGTTGCGTCTTCCAGGTCGCTGTTCCGGACGTTGACGCAGCCTATCAACGGGCAGTCGATCACGGAGCACTTCCAGCCATGCCGCCGGTGGATATGTTTTGGGGTGATCGCTATGGCTGGGTGCGCCATCCCTTTGGCCACATGTGGGCGCTTTGTACCATTCAGGAAGTGCTGACGCCCGATGAAGTTGCCGCTAGGATGCGCGCATTCTCTTCTCAGATGAAAGGACATGAGGAATGA
- a CDS encoding metalloregulator ArsR/SmtB family transcription factor codes for MAGTSLKKAVYEQLARIGRAVGSPPRLELLDLLCQGPRTVEALAREAGLSVANASQHLRVLHSARLVETVKEGVFVTYRLADEQVCDFYRGLRTLAESRLAEIDAIVRQFNTDRGSMEPVDKEALLNRVRRAEVIVLDVRPREEYRAGHIPGALSIPLKELETQLTMLPRDREVVAYCRGPYCVLAVEAVRLLRSQGFRAVRLEDGVPDWRANGLPVAVGEAPR; via the coding sequence ATGGCTGGAACGTCGCTAAAAAAAGCCGTCTATGAGCAACTCGCCCGCATCGGCAGGGCGGTTGGTAGTCCGCCCAGACTGGAACTGCTGGACCTCTTGTGCCAGGGGCCGCGAACAGTTGAGGCGCTTGCGCGCGAAGCCGGATTGAGCGTCGCCAATGCCTCTCAGCATCTTCGAGTCCTACATTCGGCTCGATTGGTCGAGACGGTGAAGGAAGGCGTGTTTGTGACCTATCGCCTCGCCGACGAGCAGGTCTGCGATTTCTACCGGGGACTGCGCACGCTCGCCGAGAGCCGCCTCGCGGAAATCGACGCGATTGTCCGGCAGTTCAACACCGATCGCGGGTCGATGGAACCGGTCGACAAAGAGGCACTGCTGAACCGCGTACGCCGGGCCGAAGTGATCGTGCTGGACGTTCGCCCGAGAGAAGAGTATCGGGCGGGCCATATTCCCGGTGCCCTGTCCATTCCACTCAAGGAACTCGAAACGCAGCTCACGATGCTCCCGCGTGACCGGGAAGTCGTCGCCTATTGCCGGGGCCCCTACTGCGTCCTGGCGGTCGAGGCTGTAAGACTACTGCGCTCTCAGGGTTTTCGGGCTGTCCGGCTGGAAGATGGAGTCCCCGACTGGCGGGCCAATGGATTGCCTGTGGCCGTGGGCGAGGCGCCGAGATGA